A single Leishmania major strain Friedlin complete genome, chromosome 24 DNA region contains:
- a CDS encoding triosephosphate isomerase yields MSAKPQPIAAANWKCNGTTASIEKLVQVLNEHNISHDVQCVVAPTFVHIPLVQAKLRNPKYVVSAENAIAKSGAFTGEVSMPILKDLGINWVILGHSERRTYYGETDETVAQKVADACKQGFMVIACIGETLQQREANQTAKVVLSQTSAIATKLPKEAWDQIVLAYEPVWAIGTGKVATPEQAQEVHALLRKWVSEKIGTDVAAKLRILYGGSVSAGNAKTLYMKPDINGFLVGGASLKPEFRDIIDATR; encoded by the coding sequence ATGTCCGCCAAGCCGCAGCCGATCGCTGCTGCGAACTGGAAGTGCaacggcaccaccgcctctaTCGAGAAGCTGGTGCAGGTGCTCAATGAACACAACATCTCCCATGACGTGCAGTGCGTCGTGGCACCGACCTTTGTGCACATCCCATTGGTTCAGGCGAAGCTCCGCAACCCCAAGTACGTCGTCAGCGCCGAGAACGCGATCGCCAAGAGCGGCGCCTTCACCGGTGAAGTGTCAATGCCGATCCTGAAGGACCTGGGCATCAACTGGGTCATTCTTGGCCACTCGGAGCGCCGCACCTACTACGGTGAGACGGATGAGACCGTAGCGCAAAAAGTTGCGGATGCGTGCAAGCAGGGCTTCATGGTGATTGCTTGCATTGgagagacgctgcagcagcgtgaagCGAACCAGACAGCGAAGGTGGTGTTGAGCCAGACGTCAGCGATCGCCACGAAGCTGCCGAAGGAGGCGTGGGACCAGATTGTGCTCGCCTACGAGCCGGTATGGGCCATCGGCACCGGCAAGGTCGCCACGCCCgagcaggcgcaggaggtgcaCGCCCTGTTGCGCAAGTGGGTGAGCGAGAAGATCGGCACCGACGTCGCCGCGAAGCTCCGCATCCTGTACGGCGGCTCTGTCAGCGCCGGCAATGCCAAGACGCTCTACATGAAGCCTGATATCAACGGCTTCCTGGTCGGTGGCGCGTCCCTGAAGCCGGAGTTCCGAGACATCATCGATGCAACCCGGTAA
- a CDS encoding putative dynein arm light chain, whose amino-acid sequence MTAAAPSSLVKYETPVLLSEALHKKSLASKRPVANNGKPQPQSEDVLFSILPPREFEKGGQRWVQYPSSTPATRLDVIRLQEHLDTLLADRQARETGVCPIREELYGQVFDELIRQVTISCAERGLLLLRVRDEIRMTLDAYRSLYESSIAFGMRKALHAEQKHVELEARVRALEREKADLQRQVEELVEECARIEQDEAQRHQDEQKKHDEEVAFFHRTYETLTANLQTVVNPTKA is encoded by the coding sequence ATGACTGCAGCTGCCCCGTCGTCGCTCGTCAAGTACGAgacgccggtgctgctctcTGAGGCGCTGCACAAGAAATCCCTCGCCTCGAAGCGGCCGGTGGCGAACAATGGCAAGCCGCAGCCACAGTCCGAGGACGTCCTCTTCAGCATTCTGCCTCCCCGCGAGTTCGAGAAGGGCGGACAGCGGTGGGTGCAGTACCCCTCCAGCACCCCCGCCACCCGGCTCGATGTGATCCGGCTGCAGGAGCACCTGGACACTTTGCTGGCAGACCGCCAGGCGCGCGAGACGGGTGTGTGCCCGATCCGCGAAGAGCTCTACGGTCAGGTGTTCGATGAGCTTATTCGGCAGGTCACGATCAGCTGCGCCGAGCGGGGACTTCTGCTCCTGCGCGTGCGGGATGAGATTCGCATGACGCTGGATGCCTATCGCTCTCTCTACGAGAGCAGCATCGCCTTCGGTATGCGTAAGGCACTGCACGCCGAGCAGAAGCACgtcgagctggaggcgcgcgTACGAGCGCTGGAGCGGGAAAAGGCAGacctgcagcggcaggtgGAGGAGTTGGTAGAGGAGTGCGCGCGTATCGAGCAGGAtgaggcacagcggcatcaGGATGAGCAGAAAAAGCATGATGAGGAGGTTGCCTTCTTCCACCGCACGTACGAGACGCTGACGGCCAACCTGCAGACTGTCGTGAACCCAACCAAGGCTTGA
- a CDS encoding putative minchromosome maintenance (MCM) complex subunit yields MQSDLGTVHVTNFHGSGALSGDGYNASGSVDGDSEAGTDIRLLAKEFVTQFRIHHEFLYMDMLRSNLSAGLHYVEFQMLHLQQFSGVLFGAVQHNPTRALPLMEHAVWELAQERKLFPAYSRETTIQVQLFWGVPPMALRNLAQAAVAQLVSVSGIVVKSSSTHARCVRAAIQCTSCRSKAYINGGRSIDLPPQCMENSGRGGVGGGGGTSSGKCRPNPYVLLPMECEYEDQQIIKLQELPEDVPTGELPRHLTVVVDRYLVDRISPGSRVQIVGVVSVQEKRGGFDSARGGGRGRAAAGLRAQYLRCVGLMFRTTQDANCAVVSVNQNFSSRVRSRSTMTWQPEEEASFKAFAKQGGVFQKLSASIDPAIFGLEDQKKAIVCLLFGGTRKRIGSNFLRGDMNVLFIGDPSTAKSQLLKFVEKVAPIGIYTSGKGSSAAGLTASVISNGNGDFVLEAGSMVLADGGVVCIDEFDKMREQDQVAIHEAMEQQTISIAKANMTTMLNSRTSVLAAANPTLGSYDPLRSNEDQMDFQSSILSRFDLIFKVIDPRNPETDQRLAHHVISLHKSANGSGGRRGGGRAGASASAGSGAATSAAQSSHGEVVERCFFTKYISYARATCRPVISEEAMKVLLDFYVQVRRDAHQQTLATIGGTSGGNGSAAGGGGSSSNKTPIIQITARQLESLVRITESMARMRLDVLASRSDAEEAIKLFKIATVDAIKSGVADQILTEAQSELVLRVEEALRRRVALGATVEHHRLLSELARMGFDSKLVERALYAMVKREELEWRKQRTLLHRVR; encoded by the coding sequence ATGCAGTCAGACCTTGGCACCGTGCACGTCACGAACttccacggcagcggcgcgctgtCTGGTGACGGTTACAATGCCAGTGGCAGCGTGGATGGCGACAGCGAGGCAGGCACGGacatccgcctcctcgccaaGGAGTTCGTGACTCAGTTTCGCATCCATCACGAGTTTCTATACATGGACATGCTGCGGAGCAACTTGTCGGCTGGACTGCACTACGTGGAGTTCCAGAtgctgcacctccagcagTTCAGCGGCGTGCTCTTTGGAGCTGTGCAGCATAACCCCACCCGCGCACTGCCGCTGATGGAGCACGCGGTGTGGGAGCTAGCGCAGGAGCGCAAGCTGTTCCCTGCCTACAGCCGCGAGACGACGATTCAGGTGCAGCTCTTCTGGGGCGTGccgccgatggcgctgcgcaacCTCGCCCaggccgccgtggcgcagctggtcAGCGTGAGCGGCATTGTCGTCAAGTCCAGCTCCACACATGCTCGCTGTGTCCGGGCGGCTATCCAATGCACGAGCTGTCGAAGCAAAGCCTACATCAACGGTGGGCGGTCGATCGatctgccgccgcagtgcATGGAAAacagcggccgcggtggggtcggtggtggcggaggtACGTCCTCCGGCAAGTGCCGGCCGAACCCCTACGTGCTTCTGCCAATGGAGTGTGAGTACGAGGATCAGCAGATCATcaagctgcaggagctgcccGAGGACGTGCCGACCGGCGAACTGCCGCGACACCTGACGGTGGTTGTGGATCGCTATTTAGTTGATCGCATCAGCCCTGGCTCCCGCGTCCAgatcgtcggcgtcgtctcGGTGCAGGAGAAGCGTGGTGGCTTCGacagcgcacgcggcggaggccgtggtcgcgcggcggccggctTGCGTGCGCAGTACCTGCGCTGTGTCGGCCTCATGTTCCGCACTACGCAGGATGCCAACTGCGCGGTGGTGAGCGTGAACCAGAACTTTTCCTCTCGTGTACGATCTCGCTCAACCATGACGTGGCagccggaggaggaggcgtccTTCAAGGCCTTCGCCAAGCAGGGGGGCGTGTTCCAGAAGCTCTCTGCCAGCATCGACCCCGCCATCTTCGGCCTGGAGGATCAGAAGAAGGCGATCGTGTGCCTCCTGTTCggcggcacacgcaagcgcatCGGCAGCAACTTCTTGCGCGGCGACATGAACGTCCTCTTCATTGGTGACCCGTCGACGGCCaagtcgcagctgctgaagtTTGTAGAGAAGGTGGCCCCGATCGGTATCTACACCTCTGGCAagggcagcagtgccgccggTCTCACCGCGTCCGTCATCTCGAACGGCAACGGCGACTTTGTGCTCGAGGCGGGGTCGATGGTGCTggctgacggcggcgtcgtgtgCATTGACGAGTTCGACAAGATGCGAGAGCAGGATCAGGTGGCCATCCACGAGGCAATGGAGCAGCAGACCATCTCCATTGCCAAGGCGAATATGACGACCATGCTAAACAGTCGCACGTCAGTGCTGGCGGCTGCGAACCCGACGCTCGGTAGCTATGACCCTCTGCGCTCCAACGAGGACCAGATGGACTTCCAGAGCTCCATCCTGTCCCGCTTCGACCTCATCTTCAAGGTAATTGATCCCCGCAACCCGGAGACGGATCAGCGTCTGGCCCACCACGTCATCTCGCTCCACAAGAGcgccaacggcagcggcgggcgacgcggcggtggtcgtgcgggtgcgtccgcctccgctggtAGTGGCGCGGCGACTTCTGCGGCGCAGAGTAGCCATGGCGAAGTGGTCGAGCGCTGCTTCTTTACGAAATACATCTCCTACGCCCGCGCCACCTGCCGCCCGGTCATCTCAGAGGAGGCGATGAAGGTCTTACTCGACTTCTACGTTCAGGTGCGCCGAGACGCACATCAGCAAACCCTCGCGACGATTGGCGGCacgagcggcggcaacggcagcgcggcgggcggtggtggctCGAGCAGCAACAAGACGCCTATCATCCAGATCACGGCCCGGCAGCTGGAAAGCCTCGTGCGCATTACAGAGTCGATGGCCCGGATGCGGCTTGACGTGCTCGCCAGCCGCAGCGATGCCGAAGAGGCCATTAAGCTCTTTAAAATCGCCACGGTCGACGCCATCAAgagcggcgtggcggacCAAATCCTGACGGAGGCACAGAGTGAGCTTGTCCtgcgcgtggaggaggcgctgcgccgccgcgttgcGCTCGGAGCCACGGtcgagcaccaccgcctcctgtCGGAGCTCGCACGCATGGGTTTTGACTCCAAACTCGTCGAGCGTGCCTTGTACGCGATGGTGAAGCGGGAGGAGCTGGAGTGgcgcaagcagcgcaccCTGCTGCACCGTGTGAGATGA
- a CDS encoding putative DNA polymerase theta, with protein MPPKSARRGSVAHALVPPALTMEAAPSPPPAEPQLHSRRTRQESALLFWLEAACAAPVSRSSTNADRASASSSSTTAAAATPVAETKREPSVDLVSRPPPEEQLKQQPRHGGASTQETATPEVSAAAGASVEEAPSTFLVQTVTTKPLPPPGEIRGGGDASGSRKTADAPPTPATEHPVPLPHLSWGTGPRRLVVADAVPLFDSLLAGRLGPVAVDVQLQGHTRLSRQPQQFEAVLQAYERQTISELREALSNVQPFFLLCNAGGGADMRVNHSEASGGGMDDEDHPQTALGAAVLSTSPVLYTMHPANNYPVLPLLAQLLRAPQVTKLLLHSRLLYRLLFLFLGTDRVELSSVVDLPTWAALGQQSRPSLALLFHVPIEGVGSFPDIAAALPSEARQLLDEETQSMAQQQPLHATRPVGSESDSELDSVQEASTDGSDGAGDTEDDGDDDGRHEGGDAQAVAADGAAEDAPADAVQLLQRIRPLAEQPLGGNKRNASGADFGSAVRAVGVKRRLLRSRQRHRRRPYDSGPSLSSSSCADAPALADVYHGLKTITLFYAHVLSRLLDVVDPGATGVAAPSAGIAALPLATPRCGGDAMTSPVSAAWYRFSPSELCALRTYADFLCELMAYHGLFVNDTVAHGMLTALDVQMAAIDDVGMRVAAAIMATTEPAAPSATAEKAEGCQWSIVIVHQCLARLNAAATTPEIPRAVNVQYLRVLAAQAKQSSGARAEQLRLGCQLVCVWMAYLDRATTRNRLHDMFRKVADKLHVCVLEKPRDAAAEDGTAVPDAWTAQASQVCYSMHPDWVLHNTSTGRIFSALPNVQNLPKQPPRTMFPIHALSATPSRNSGGDESLRPYSHIDPPTEEDVERWLSLAEAAAVDQASPAQFPLFPENPQWTLRHLYCAPPGCLLASFDFNQLELRLLAHLSGDAALQEHLSANVDVLALVTASVLRLPSIDRVRPQQRQAVKVVVYGLLYGMGLESMDVRIKKINEEFAASEQQQHRGEASSSAPAPMPARDLLRRFHRVYPRIESYLRETRQEALRSFAVETLSGRKSLIAEKDANRRKQRAIAQAVQGGAADVLHSAMRAVHQQRHSFLPYLPAAPLALVMSIHDELVYAVPRVAIDEVVRGVQRILEDQARVLRLAVPLPVSVRVGNCFGELAEFRSTGG; from the coding sequence ATGCCACCCAAATCCGCGCGGAGAGGGTCAGTAGCACACGCGCTAGTGCCACCGGCGTTGACGATGGAAGCCGCGCCATCCCCACCGCCGGCAGAGCCGCAGTtgcacagccgccgcacgcggCAGGAAtcagcgctgctgttctGGTTAGAagccgcgtgcgctgcaccgGTGTCACGCAGCTCAACGAATGCCGACCGCGCCTCCGCATCCTCCAGCTCGacgaccgccgctgcggcaacCCCCGTAGCCGAAACCAAAAGAGAACCTTCGGTGGACCTCGTCTCACGGCCACCTccggaggagcagctgaagcagcagccgcggcacggAGGCGCATCAACACAGGAAACAGCTACTCCGGAAGTgtcggccgccgctggcgcatcCGTGGAAGAGGCCCCCTCAACTTTTCTTGTGCAGACCGTGACAACGAAACCACTACCGCCGCCAGGCGAGATACGAGGGGGTGGTGATGCGAGCGGATCTAGAAAGACAGCGGATGCGCCTCCTACACCTGCCACCGAGCATCCAGTACCGCTTCCTCACCTTTCCTGGGGCACGGGTCCGCGTCGTCTCGTGGTTGCCGACGCAGTGCCCCTCTTCGACTCCCTTCTCGCCGGCCGCCTCGGCCCGGTTGCGGTGgatgtgcagctgcaggggcACACGCGCCTTTCgcggcagccacagcagttcgaggcagtgctgcaggcgtACGAGCGGCAAACTATCAGTGAGTTGCGGGAAGCTCTGAGTAACGTGCAACCGTTCTTTCTTCTCTGCAACGCCGGAGGCGGGGCAGATATGCGCGTGAATCACTCGGAAGCGTCGGGAGGTGGCATGGATGACGAAGACCACCCGCAAACTGCACTTGGTGCCGCGGTGCTGTCGACCTCCCCAGTGCTGTATACGATGCACCCCGCTAACAACTACCCTGTTTTGCCCCTCCTCGcccagctgctgcgtgcgccgcaGGTGACGAAGCTCCTCCTTCACAGTCGCCTGCTCTAccgccttctttttctgtttctGGGGACGGACCGAGTGGAGCTGAGCAGTGTCGTCGACCTGCCGACAtgggcggcgctggggcagcagtcgcggccctccctcgcgctgctcttTCATGTGCCAATAGAGGGTGTCGGATCCTTCCCCGacatcgcggcggcgcttccCTCcgaagcgcggcagctgctcgacgaggagacacagtcgatggcgcagcagcagccacttCATGCGACCCGGCCTGTGGGGAGCGAAAGTGACTCCGAGCTCGACAGTGTGCAGGAGGCGAGCAcggacggcagcgacggcgccggcgacacgGAGGATGACGGGGATGATGACGGGCGTCacgaaggcggcgacgcgcaagcagtggcagcagacGGGGCGGCGGAGGATGCACCGGCAGATGCGGTGCAGCTTCTTCAGCGCATTCGACCTTTGGCCGAGCAGCCCCTCGGCGGCAACAAACGCAATGCGAGCGGCGCCGACTTTGGCTCAGCTGTCCGAGCAGTCGGTGTGAAACGCCGTCTCTTGCGTTCTCGccagcggcatcgtcgccgcccaTACGACAGcggcccctctctctcctcgtcctcttgCGCGGACGCACCTGCCCTCGCCGACGTCTATCACGGGCTGAAGACGATAACACTGTTCTACGCCCATGTGTTGTCGAGGCTGCTTGACGTAGTCGATCCGGGCGCAACCGGCGTGGCTGCACCCAGTGCTGGAATAGCCGCTCTGCCGCTGGCAACCccgcgctgcggtggcgacgcTATGACGTCGCCCGTCTCGGCAGCATGGTACCGCTTCTCCCCGTCGGAGttgtgcgcgctgcgcacctaCGCGGATTTCCTCTGCGAGCTCATGGCGTACCACGGCCTCTTTGTGAACGACACAGTGGCGCACGGGATGCTGACCGCCTTGGACGTGCAAATGGCCGCCATCGACGATGTGGGGATGCGCGTCGCGGCAGCCATTATGGCGACCACGGagcccgctgcgccgtccgccACCGCAGAGAAGGCCGAAGGTTGTCAGTGGAGTATTGTGATTGTCCATCAGTGCTTGGCTCGACTTAATGCCGCTGCAACGACGCCCGAGATACCGCGAGCGGTGAACGTCCAATATCTACGTGTCCTGGCCGCGCAGGCgaagcagagcagcggcgcgcgggcTGAACAGCTTCGACTGGGATGCcagcttgtgtgcgtgtggatggCGTATCTAGATCGGGCTACGACTAGAAACCGTCTGCATGATATGTTCCGAAAGGTCGCAGATAaactgcacgtgtgcgtgctggagaagccgcgcgacgcagccgcagaggACGGCACTGCAGTGCCGGATGCGTGGACGGCACAGGCGTCTCAGGTGTGCTACTCGATGCATCCAGACTGGGTGCTGCACAACACGTCGACTGGCCGCATCTTTTCAGCGCTGCCAAACGTGCAGAACTTGCCGAAGCAACCGCCTCGCACGATGTTCCCGATCCACGCGCTTTCCGCCACGCCAAGccgcaacagcggcggcgatgagtCCCTGCGCCCCTACAGCCACATCGACCCGCCCACGGAGGAAGATGTTGAGCGGTGGTTGTCGCTCgcggaggccgccgcggTTGATCAGGCGTCGCCGGCACAGTTTCCTCTCTTTCCCGAGAACCCGCAAtggacgctgcggcacctcTACTGCGCCCCTCCTGGTTGTTTGCTCGCCTCGTTCGACTTCAACcagctggagctgcgcctgctcgccCATCtcagcggcgacgctgctctgCAGGAGCACCTGTCTGCCAACGTAGATGTCTTGGCGCTCGTGACAGCCAGTGTTCTGCGCCTGCCATCTATCGACCGCGTGcgcccacagcagcggcaagccGTGAAGGTAGTTGTGTATGGCCTCCTGTACGGCATGGGGCTGGAGTCGATGGATGTGCGCATCAAGAAGATCAACGAGGAGTTTGCAGCAtcagaacagcagcagcaccgcggagaagcctcctcgtccgcgccggcgccgatgccTGCACGTGATCTTCTCAGGCGCTTCCACCGCGTCTACCCGCGCATCGAGAGTTATCTTCGTGAGACTCGAcaagaggcgctgcgctcCTTCGCGGTGGAGACGCTGTCCGGCCGCAAGTCCCTCATTGCCGAGAAGGACGCGAACCGGCGGAAGCAGCGAGCCATTGCGCAGGCCGTGCAAGGCGGCGCGGCCGACGTGCTGCACAGTGCCATGCGGGCCGTTCATCAGCAGCGTCACAGCTTTCTGCCGTACCtccctgctgcaccgctcgCACTCGTAATGAGCATTCACGACGAGCTCGTCTATGCTGTTCCGCGGGTTGCGATCGACGAGGTGGTGCGAGGAGTGCAGCGCATCCTCGAGGACCAGGCGCGAgtgctgcggctggccgTACCCCTGCCGGTGTCCGTGCGGGTCGGGAACTGTTTTGGCGAACTGGCTGAGTTCCGCTCCACAGGGGGCTGA
- a CDS encoding hypothetical predicted transmembrane protein produces MNGWLIALIVMGCLSTLYLVIGIAVRYHSGLHHCPEVLPNYRFWCSILNVFLRVATCGRCRVSMDRSNRASGIFVLPSRPGAAASPRRVQFELLASDADDNYDINRAMQPAEVVVKY; encoded by the coding sequence ATGAACGGGTGGTTGATTGCGTTGATCGTGATGGGGTGCCTTAGCACGCTCTACTTAGTCATTGGCATCGCTGTCCGCTACCACAGTGGTCTGCACCACTGCCCAGAGGTGCTGCCCAACTACCGCTTCTGGTGCAGCATCCTGAACGTTTTCTTGCGCGTAGCAACATGCGGTCGCTGTCGCGTTTCGATGGACCGCAGCAACCGTGCAAGCGGCATCTTTGTGCTGCCAAGTCGccccggcgccgcggcgtctcCGCGGAGGGTGCAGTTCGAGCTATTAGCCAGCGACGCCGATGACAACTACGACATCAACCGTGCCATGCAgccggcggaggtggtggtgaagtaCTGA